One region of Cryptococcus deuterogattii R265 chromosome 14, complete sequence genomic DNA includes:
- a CDS encoding protein transporter — protein MTIHALWIISKAGGLVFSRSYSDALPQLPVNTILTLAGILHGIHAITARLTPSSATYSQNQNHGPAPGSTGGLESFEAEGWGGKVFLTPTGTKFVLLHSLPQAGLDDLLKRIYEIYADTVMKNPFHTLEMPINSALFDEKLGVLMGGVNAA, from the exons ATGACCATCCACGCTCTCTGGATAATAAGCAAAGCAGGTGGTCTTGTCTTTTCCCGTTCTTACAGTG ACGCCCTTCCCCAATTACCAGTCAACACTATCCTCACGCTCGCGGGTATCTTGCACGGTATTCACGCTATCACCGCACGTCTAACCCCTTCATCCGCTACTTACAGCCAAAACCAAAACCATGGGCCAGCGCCAGGGTCAACGGGAGGGCTGGAAAGTTTTGAGGCAGAGGGATGGGGTGGAAAGGTGTTTTTGACTCCTACCG GCACAAAGTTTGTATTGCTACATTCGCTACCACAAGCAGGCTTGGACGATCTTCTAAAACGGATATACGAAATTT ACGCAGACACAGTCATGAAAAACCCCTTTCACACCCTCGAGATGCCAATAAATAGCGCCTTATTCGATGAAAAGCTGGGAGTACTGATGGGTGGGGTGAATGCTGCGTAA